Genomic window (Vigna unguiculata cultivar IT97K-499-35 chromosome 10, ASM411807v1, whole genome shotgun sequence):
ATATTGAATGTGGAAAATTGGCACATATCATAGAGTTTATCACTCTGCCATAGTTCCTGCAAAAGTCAAGGTCATGGAAACCAGATATTGGTTCAAGTTGTCACTATTAAGTTGAATTTGAagtataaactttaaataattataataattaacattaacaagttaaaaacattgtttccaattttatattaacaaaataaaaattaataatatatattcttttcatATTTGACCGAATAATTTTTGAGGTAGACTAACCTGATTGTCAGATtttaacttaatatattttacatctttattagcttatttataaatttattgggacaaatattaaaattttaaaaatataaatatcactttacatttatatttttaatatttttaaaaattataagtttaaaatataattttttttattgaaattaaaaatgtaaaaattaaaattagttttaatatttaggTAAAGTGATTTAGTGTATACAttatcaaaaattattttaacatatatatatatatatatatatatatatataaataaaagtggTAACTtgacttaattattaatttggtatCATCTTGAAGAAGGACAACCTTGttccatattttaaaaaaaaattgagatttaatTGAGTCAAAATTTATACAAACTCAATtagtttgaatataaaatagtgTTATGTGGCACTGATAGGTGACATTCACAGGGACATCTATACATGGCACAAATTCTACCAAGTAACACAGCACGACAATAATTTGACAAGTGATAAAAACatcttaaaatatcaaaagaaaaaaattaaaaatactacaaATTGATAAtggaaattaatattaatttaaccattaaaatggcctaattaaattatttaacaaaaatgaaaacttaattaaaccaaataaaaattaaaaaacctaattgaataattaaaataagaattttatcCGTTATCTGGATTGGAAAGCTTTTTCACAAGTCCACAAGTTAGCTTTCCATTCATGATAGAATAACAAATTTATCTCGAATAAACAAATGTATCTAAATATAATATAGATAATGGACAGAAACAAACAATTGCGGGGATAGCTCAGTTGGGAGAGCGTCAGACTGAAGATCTGAAGGTCACGTGTTCGATCCACGTTCACCgcatttgtttttagtttttcaattatttttcttcataattCAGGAAGAAGACCCCATTTGAGTTTTCTGGGGCAACTTTTGCAATGATGAGCAGTGAATGAATTGAGTAATGCTGGTCTAACAGAGTAACGAACGTTGAGGTATGAACCTTTTGACAATACCTAATTTATCATTCATCGTTCAAATGAAGTTCTTCATCTCATGCCATAGTTTAATACAGTGCCTTATTCATCTCTCTTCAATCACTTATAATCTGTCTCATTGTTTTATCAGTTTATCATAGTCAGAAGCAAAATAGTTTATAACTAAATCATTTATCTATAAAAATCAATAGCCGTACAGCACAATTCTCGTAGCTTACAATaccatattcttttattttaaaacagaCACTcttataaattatgtatttcaacttacataatttaaaatgctACTGAGATATGCTAGGATTAGACAATTAAAAACTACACTTGAAAAAGTTGTAATTGAATCAAAACGATGTAGTAAGACTATGACATGTTGGATCAAAACCTTACAAACAAGTTCCATTTTTCAACTCTCAGATGAAATGAAGTTCACAAGTGATTACACAAACATTTAAAGCATTTCACCTGCAAAAATACTTTCCATAACTtcttttaaatacaataattaataacttcCAAAATAACAAAAGATGTGAGCAGGGAATAAACTTGTTTTGGTTATTATATACATGCATGCTAAATTTGTTAACATGAATAAATGGTTACATAAACAGCATATCTACAAAACTAGGTTGTTCCAAGAAGAAATCTACTTTTCATCCTCATTTCACACCTCAAACAATATCACATGGATGAACTTCACAATAGGAATTTACAAACTACTTAACAAAGAATAAATCTCAGTAATATGAGGGTGTGTCCTGTCTTGTACAGAGAACTGGTTATCTAAAAATATCATGGACAATAAAAAAGCACGTACCATTGCGGGGATAGCTCAGTTGGGAGAGCGTCAGACTGAAGATCTGAAGGTCACGTGTTCGATCCACGTTCACTGCATTTGTACTaattttttcagtttttggcTACTATATACATCATTTTATAGGAAAAACTGTTCGTAGCTTCCACCAATCTAGTTCTATCATTTAGCATTACCAGGATCAAGGATTTATGAAATGGTGCGAGAGAAACTTACAAACATCTTATCACTACATATTCAAGGTAGAAATATATTGATACTTTAAAACTGAATCCATTGGCCAAGTGTCTTTCATGGATACAACAACGAAAGATTGTTCTTGCAAGGACAAGGTTATGTTATCTTAGTGAATATTGTTCCTCCAACGATATCAAGTAACATCAATTcgatattcaaattaaattattacgaGATAGAAACCAAAACGGCATTCCGGTAATCaatattcaaaagaaaattcatcATCAAAACTACCGTTGGATACGTGTTCTAACAAGAATAGAAAACTCGAAATcacatgaaagaaataaattggCTAATCAAAAAGTACATTGATGGAAGAATTCTATCATATCTTAAAACATTTCACTCTAAGCCACAAGGGTGCTGGCAGTTGTAGGTTCACTGCAATTAAGATAAACCAAACAAATATTAGGAATAATAAGAGAGAAGCACAGAAACTTAATATAGCAGCAGATAAAAGCAAGAAAATATGGTAATAGGAACATAGAATCAAGGTGAACACCACAATCCGTAATTGATGACAGATCTACAGTGACAAGTATATATGACTGCAGAAAAACTCTTGATCAAAGCATTGATGTTTCGGGAGGTACATTTGTTGAATCTATCAGGAAAATTTGACCAATAATGCAGAGCCAGCAATCCTTGTTAGCAATTGAAATCACCATGCATTCAAAATATTCTAAAGATAAAATACTTAAACAAATCAATTGTGATCAACTTATTTAGAAAAACATGGCAAATAGGGTTGGTCAACAAGTTgagaatgaaaatgaagaaaagctGAAAACAACCATTAATCAAAACTAGGCCTTTAACAAAAGGACAAAAATTAGATCATAAATCAACCATTATCAAACGCAAAAGCTTACGCCTTTACAGAGTATACAAATTGAATATTTACTATTTCCACACAGGTGGAAGCTTCATAGTCTTCTTGTAGTAACGGGAAAGGTGGTGAATCCTACTCTCAACCAAAATTAAACTGAATTTAGAATCCTTGTCCTTCCTATTCCTCTCCAAGGGCTTCCTAATGGAGACAGCCTTTTTGATCAGGTGATACAAATCCTCAGGAATTTCAGGAGCAAGCCCTACAAATGACAATGATACTCCTATTGTAAAATTCCAAATGCCACACAGTACCATAACCGCCAATGATGGAAAAGGTCATACCATGGGCTTTCAATATACGAAAAATCTTGCTTCCAGTGACACTCTTCACCTGAGCAATTCCATGAGAGTCACGAAGAATAACACCTGACCCCAGAACAACACATATAACAGAATACTAATACCAAATTTCCTGACTAAATTCCATGTCATTTAAATGATCCACATATATTGCATCTATTGAGTTATGTTAGAAAGTAtacttttcaaaaacttttcaTTGTCTCTGTCTTTAGATTGGAGACTAACCATATATGCATGCTAAATTtgttaacataaataaatggTTACATAGACAGCATATCTACAAAACTAGGCTGTTCCAAGAAGAAGTCTACTTTTCATCCTCATTTCACACCTCAAACAATATCACATGGATGAACTTCAAAATCGGAATTTACAAACTACTTAACAAAGAATAAATCTCAGTAACATGAGGGTGTGTCCTGTCTTGTACAGAGAACTGGTGAACAGTTCCCCCCAGTTCAATCCAACTACAACCTGGAATTTTCTTTAAATGTCTTTCTTTCATTTCAGTCCTAACCCTCTTTACATTGTCCCACATGCCCAAACTGGCATAAATATTTGACAGGAGCACATAGGAACTTGGACTGCAAGAATATTGCTGAGTCAATTGCTGAGCTATAGGctttcctatagagaagttttCATAGATTTGGCAAGCACTAAGTAAAGCCTTCCAAATCACATCATTAGGTTCAACAGGCATCTCCTCAATGAGTTTCCTGGCTTCTTCAACATGCCCTGCTCGGCTAAGCATATCCACCATGCATCCATAGTGTTGCACTTTAGGTTCAAGCTTGTACACTTTCTGCATGATCTCAAAACATATCATTCCCTCCTTCAACATGCCAGCGTGCCTACAAGCACTTAATACTCCAATGAATGTTATATCATCGGGAATAACTGAAACCCTTCCCATCTCCATGAGAAAACCAAAAGCCATCTCACCCATTCCATGAATAGCCAAGCCACCGATCAAAGCATTCCAATGATCAACACATTTTCGTTCAACATTCTCAAACACTGAGACTGCATTCTCAATGCTACCACATTTTGAATACATGTCAATTAGAGCAACACCAAGCTTACCATTCAGAGAGTATCCCTTCTTCATCAAATAATGGTGTATCACAACGCCATCTTCGACATGTCCTAATTGGGCAAACGCTGTAAGAACAATCAACAGAGTAGTATCATCAGGCAACACATTCGCTGCCCTTTTCATATCATGAAATATTTTCAAAGCCTCAACGCAACAACCATTCTGAACATATCCAGCCATCATCGAATTACAAGAAATAACATTTCTCCTTGGCATTTCATCGAACAACCTCCTCGCAGCAAGAACATCACCCGATTTCGCATAACCGTCTATCATGGTAACCCAACTCACCAAATCCCTTTCTGGCATCTCATCAAACAACTTCCGAGCATCCTCCACCCTCCCGTGCTTCACACAACCACCAATCATCGTGTTCCACGAAACCAAGTCTCTCTCAAGCATTTTAACAAACAAACTCCAAGCAAACCCCAGACCCTCTTCCCACCTCACATACCCTGCAATCATCGAATTCCAAGTAATCAAATTCCTCTCCTCCATACCATCAAACAACTCACGCGCCCGCTCAACCGCCCCATACTTCACATACCCACCAATCATCGAGTTATACGAAACAATATCACGTTCAGGCATTCTGTCAAACACCTGCCTTGCAAGCTCAACACACCCGCATCTCACAAACAACCCGATCAAACAATTCTGCAAAAACACATCAGACCCAAAattcattttcaagagcaaccCACAAACCTGCATTCCCTCTCTCTCCAAACCCACTTTCCCACAAGCCTTCATAGCCAGGGAAAACGTGTACGCATCCAGACACACCCCATTTTCGAGCATCAAGCGGAGCAGGACCAGAGCCCTTCTGGGGTCACACCCATTAGAGTGTGACCTGATAACAGCGTTCCAGAGAAAAGGGTCGTCGTGGGGGTGGCAAAAAGCATGGTGCTTGAAGAAGACGTATCGAGCAAACTCCACAAGAGGCTCATGGGGTGAGGAAATGAAAGAGAGGACGAGTCTGGTGGTAAAGGAAGGGTTTTTTATCAACCCTGTTGTGATGAAGCGTGCATGGAGTTGGTTCACGTGTTCTGCAGTTGTGCATTTCGAGAGTGTGGGAATGGGTGAAGCCCATGGCTGGTGTGAAGAGGAACTAAGACAAACAACCATCTATGGCTCAAACTTTCAGATATTTTGGTTATAAAAGGTGTATTTTAGTGTAAAATTACTTGCTATGTTGAGTCATCAATTTGGGCTAAGGCAATGTGTAGTACTATATCTCTTTTATAGTTTCATTTCAACAATCTATGGTGGCTCATTGCCTCCCATTTGGATAAGGTTATCTTTGTTTCCATGGAAGAGGGAAATGCATTTCTTACTCTTCATTCCTTTTCCATTTTGTGTTTATCACTTTCTAGCTCTCTTTTTCGATGAGTTTACAACGGAGAACTATCTTAAAAGGCTTATAATACTCAATAAACTCAGTAAGAAAGTTTGAATTCCATTAAACCATTCTATATTGATCTAGTAAGTGTTTATTACTATGTTTCATAAGCATATATGATTTCATTTTGGCCCAAGATTTGAAAGAATACACAAAGACTACATTGTGTGAGTTCAAGTTATGCACAGAGACATTTGGTTGAGATAGTGATTGGTTGTTTG
Coding sequences:
- the LOC114165535 gene encoding 40S ribosomal protein S13-like codes for the protein MHIWLYSVICVVLGSGVILRDSHGIAQVKSVTGSKIFRILKAHGLAPEIPEDLYHLIKKAVSIRKPLERNRKDKDSKFSLILVESRIHHLSRYYKKTMKLPPVWK
- the LOC114165770 gene encoding pentatricopeptide repeat-containing protein At2g45350, chloroplastic, with amino-acid sequence MVVCLSSSSHQPWASPIPTLSKCTTAEHVNQLHARFITTGLIKNPSFTTRLVLSFISSPHEPLVEFARYVFFKHHAFCHPHDDPFLWNAVIRSHSNGCDPRRALVLLRLMLENGVCLDAYTFSLAMKACGKVGLEREGMQVCGLLLKMNFGSDVFLQNCLIGLFVRCGCVELARQVFDRMPERDIVSYNSMIGGYVKYGAVERARELFDGMEERNLITWNSMIAGYVRWEEGLGFAWSLFVKMLERDLVSWNTMIGGCVKHGRVEDARKLFDEMPERDLVSWVTMIDGYAKSGDVLAARRLFDEMPRRNVISCNSMMAGYVQNGCCVEALKIFHDMKRAANVLPDDTTLLIVLTAFAQLGHVEDGVVIHHYLMKKGYSLNGKLGVALIDMYSKCGSIENAVSVFENVERKCVDHWNALIGGLAIHGMGEMAFGFLMEMGRVSVIPDDITFIGVLSACRHAGMLKEGMICFEIMQKVYKLEPKVQHYGCMVDMLSRAGHVEEARKLIEEMPVEPNDVIWKALLSACQIYENFSIGKPIAQQLTQQYSCSPSSYVLLSNIYASLGMWDNVKRVRTEMKERHLKKIPGCSWIELGGTVHQFSVQDRTHPHVTEIYSLLSSL